Part of the Periplaneta americana isolate PAMFEO1 chromosome 4, P.americana_PAMFEO1_priV1, whole genome shotgun sequence genome is shown below.
CTAATGTTCTTAATCAAATGACAGTAATCAAAACTTAGAAACAGTAGACGTTGAGGATCACAAGGGTGTGAAACACTAAATTTCAGATCTCCATTTCCAAACTGTCGAAACATTGAGACGTTTGTTTTATGGTTGTCTGTCACAATTCTCAGTACATAGAATCCACAGTCTTCTACTGCTTTGATTACTTGATTAAACAATTGATACAACTCTTGACCCTGTAAACCTTTAACAAGATGATAAGCTGCTGGTAATGTGAATCTTTTTGAGAGGCCATTCACAACAAAACAAAGTAATTTGTTTGCCAATGTTGGATATTTTCCTACGCATTTATTATATATATCCTCTGTATTAACTATTCCGAACAACTTGTCGCACGTTCTATCGTAAAGAAGGCGTTCCTTTATTGCCATTTCGTCGGCGATAATTGAAACAATCTTTTCCATGGGTTCCAGGTTTTCACATTCTATTTGGAGTCTGCTCTTTACCAATGGAGAAAtcccaacatcacaatcaacattCCCTATGTATCTGTCCAATGTGCTTCGGGAAGGGGCTGATATTAATTTGGACACTCGCGCATGGTCATAACCCTTGGGTGACACTAGTCTCCATGCTAGACAGTAACGGATAATTAATTCTGACCATTCAGGCCTTTTCttgccaaaattatttatttggtcAAGTAAATATAcagctttttaatttttttcttcagccAATTCTTTTATAACCGTTAGTTGATATAATTCcggatgattaattaatttttcctgcatttttttcaattcaattttcatAGCTGCCATATTTTTCTCTAGTCTATAAATTTTAGATCGGAGCCTATTAATTTCCCTTCTTGAGCATGCAGAACTCTTATCATCTTTGAGATTAACTTTAACTCCTATCTCACACTTGTATTCAATTTCATCACAAATTTCTGTGTGGAATTTATTTGATCcatctgaaaaagaaaaaaactttctTCTAGCAACAATACTAAGATAAAAAATTCAAGcagatattaaaaatttgttcttaATTAAGTACTTACCAGAATTCCCGCAAAGTTCTACTTCACTTTCCTTTTTTACTGAAGTGGTTCTTTCCTTACGAGGTGTAATCTTCCGAGATTGCAGATAACTAGGGTAAGCTCGGAAAATGCTTGGTATAACACCAggctttaaaatttttttcttgcaGTTCTCTCTATAGTCTTCTGAACTAAAATGGAGACTACACACACGTGAGTAATCGGTTGGAACCCACCTGCAACCTTTACAGGCACCTTGTATGGATATAGACGCCAGCCACTTTTCTCTAAGCGCTTTTGCTGAGGGAATTTCATGATATTTTATTCCTTTTGAATGTGAACTTCCTTGTCTAGATTTACAAAGGGGAACACAACAATTCACCATTTTAAACATGAACACAGCACCTAATGTAATTCACGTCGAAAATTAATATCACGTTTCGCAATAATTTATGACTTTGCACAAACTTTATATACACAAATTAGAGCAGAGACAATGAATATTTTCATCATTACTGACTTAAGCGAGGATTTAGCTTAGttagatgtaataataattaatcatacaatCACTAACAATCGCCTCAACACTTTTTAACACCTGCAGATTAGAAATGATGCGGTATGGTGTAGTATGGCGCAGTCACAGTCGCACTCTAGCGGCAAATTCTAGAAACATTGCTATACGGCGTTTCCCATGTTAAATTGTACCATAGAGCAGGCAGTATATTACAATCCAGACGGCGGTGCCTTTAAATTCCACACGATATGCAACTATCTGCCTCGACCTTTACCAATACCGATTACATTCGCCATAATAATCCCTCCGTCGTTGGAAAATATGGATGACACACAGACTTTTTCCCGTTGAGAAATAATTAGTTTAATTATTCTGATTGGTGTAACGATCTATAGTGTTAAATGCGTTAAATGGATGATCACGGAGTTGGATCCCACAAATAAAGAGAGGAAAACCGCAAAAAAGAAGGTGGGTTTTGTATTTCCTTCAGAAAATACATTTGTAACTATATACCGGTATATGTATTTCTCCATACTTTCATAACCTCTTTCTCGCTAGGCTATATAACTCATCACTTATAATATACGTGATAAAGGAAAGAGATTTAAATGACTTTGAATAATTTAAACACTGATATTAGTGAAACTTCGATAATTTGCTGTACCACACGCTGAAGAAAACTGCTAATCAATATTGAGTTGTATTCCATATATCCAAGCAATGCTTGATCTTCCagcataatattaattaaatatattcctATTTTAAGGAAATATGAAGTACAATTGAATTTTTATCTCTTTCAGGCAGATGAGAAATTACGTTGTCTTGGAATTGAATATAAAAACTTGAATTTAGAGGTCTGTAACCACTTTTTTTACTGTATATAGTTATAAGATGATCGTATGTTTCATTATAGGTCACAATTTTGATATGTTATTATAGGAGAATAATGTGTTATAGTTAACAGAACACGAAATGATGATAGCTGGCCATTTGGTAGATCCACCTGCTATTCCTGTATCATGGGCAGATATAGCTGGTCTGGAAGATGTCATCCAGGAGCTGAGGGAGACTGTTATCTTACCAATTCAGAAGAAGGAATTGTTTGCTGACTCCCAACTTGCACAGCCACCAAAGGGTAATTATCATCATTGAAATTTTCAAGACAGAgagaaagatattaaaataaagtGTGTTTCATAAAGATAAAATGTAACACTATGTGATTCATTCGTCTCATTGCTGCAAAATAGAACGTTTTTTATATCCTGTATTGTCTCCATCCATGAGAACGtaaaagtttcttttttttttcttatttagtgtTGGGTCATTAACCCGTCTGGGAGATAAACACTGAAGCTGTAATTTTTTGCCATCACAGGCATTGCTTTCAGTGCACCATAGGAGGCGAACTACATAGCACTACATGATGATTATGAAGATTAATGGAGCAATTGTGGAATGCTAACAAGGGAAACTGAAGTGCCCTGAAAAAATTACCACCAACACCATCTTTGACCACTACAAATAACACTTCTACCCACCAAGATTCGAATGAAGTTACAGCGTGCAAAACCTGACACACTAGCCATTTGGCTAATGGTGTGCCGGGAACACAAAAATTGTATTATGAAAGAAAACATGAAAGATACCCTAATGTGAATCTAGAGGATTAGAGATGCAAGGAGTACAGGAGTTGCTAAGAAAACATATCAATGTGTTTAGTAATTCATGTGGTTTAAAGGAACAAAGGAGATTCCTCTTGCAGCACAGACAATACAGAGAATTGTGCTACCATCTTGGTGTAGCTTAAAAAATGCCTGTTGAGGTTAGTGGAATAGGGGCATCTAATTGTCTGGGAAAATagggaaatttatattttaggaagaataatttaatacattttcttaaTAGTTaccccttttctttctttcatagatAACATTTGAAAAAATCTCAAGAAATCATTTTGTGTGgttattttattgctgttacCGTACAATTTGGAGTGAAACGAGCATTGAgagacttccgccgattttggaagcgagcccctaccacgccgtagcagagaactgagaaatatgttcccaaattgaagcagcagaaagccgccatttatTAGGTacaaaacgcgcgggatttcgaaaccgctatttgaatacgtgttgtattgcgtatccgaaagctaaatgtttttgtttaaaggaacaatacttcctttgcgatacctttaataccgtgtttctactgtcagcagagttgctaggttttctgcgtgggaagtcgggatatcagaagctaacctaagacgttagacttgtcaacaatttagcctatcataagatttatagcagttttctgcatagtgttcacgtgctttttaatataataggcctattcacctccgtgagaaacactaaaatacgaaggacacacagtacagtgaacactacaataattttttcttttactgaccgcgaatagcctatgttttaacaatttgctaataaattaattttggaaccggtactgcaacagtttcactatctgacgatgaatccatgtttaaacatagttcactaaattacaaaacgcagcaattgtatgtctccgttattagtgtaaagtacgatatcaaaacgctatctttcttgCCAGTGAACGCACTTGAAATACgcaatgtttactaattgcgagaacagcgactagggaccgtaacggaataatcaacaatgcggtagaactagaagaagtattattttgcgagtttagttgccttacggcaatcagctgggctacctcatagacttcCTAAATATCCGCGGATtatctctatgtttacaatgataccatttgagtcaatatataaataaaatatcggataatgggaaatacagactaatttgattaaatatgttcaaggctaatatctgtaaaatcgggatttttgtcaatcccgactccctttaatcgggactcgaccaggaaattgggagaattccgcctaaattgggatacccgacaaccctggctgtcaaacataggtactgtgttcattttcaaaGGGACTctgaatgtgagcattcataaccacggttaataaaagaattaatatgtcaactttttaattcaatctgtaaccagacgtaagtgcaagaatgaaccaataaattattgagatttgcgataaataaattagtttaggaaattgtatatttattaggtgtaactacttttgtatattgatctttttgttaaattattaagttttgtacttttgtgaactaatatcaataaatctatcactaccAAATTCAATCTCTAGGTTAAACTGCTGCATGAAGtcaaaaaagtagtagcagcagtagcaggaatagtagtagtaataatagcagtagcagcagcaatagcataagaaattttcattaatccgtaactaagacaagaattactttcaatcagttatataaaaacatatttttatactttatgcagtttctgtatgtttaagttcggtgaataattttattaatcatgTATGCACTGGAACAACAGCTgtctgaagaaaatgaatgatatagagtgagtgaaggacaataacagtgtataataacgtagtttgaaaggtaatcactatcttcgaaatgagttgaacacactgaatgattcaatgtagggtagaaattctctctgcggattgcacctatccactttcggttaagggaatctttactcagaggaaacttgaagtaCAGTATAAAGAGTCACgtggcaagtacaatagtttgtcttctgtaacataatatggagaaaaaatcgtcgtaAAAATTAAGGATTATCTAACCAGTGTAATATAAGATTCCTTCCTTTATCGTTCATCCGTGTGCATTACTACAattaaaagcagcacacgaaagaaccatacttattcagctctaccaaacaaatggccgctcgtcgactgttcaatttgggaacataacactagcgccagtgagcggttaTTTATAAGGTGTGCATTGAGGAATATACAAGATCTGTCTGAAAAGCATCAgtcaatataatgtaaatatatatatcctACCTAAGACATTGACAATTAAGTTCCCTTCAAATACTCTCTTTGCGACCTCACACACCTATCCAAACTTCCCTtccacattttttaaaacaaactgCAAAGTCATCTTTTGGAATTGCGTTCAGCTGTCTTGTTGCATTccttttatgatatgatatgatatatgatgtgatatatttcATGTCATCAGTCCCACAGTACGCAAGCTCAACCAAGACCTCTCACTGCTGACTGACTACCCCAACAGGAGAATGACTGTTCATGTATGCACAATATAGTTTCCTTTAATGGCTGCCAAGTTACATCAGACCTGTGTGACCAGTTCTCAAGGTGGCTATTCAAAATGACTAGATACTTTCCGGACATACATTGTAGTTGCACATTTAAAAACCGATGTTTAAATCTGTCAGTCTTAACTTTAATTATCATGTTGACCACTTCACTAGTGATGATGTGGTCATATTGAAGATGAGACAAAGTTTATTCTCTTTTTCAGATTCGTTCCTGCGAAATCGCAGCTCCCATGATCATGAAGTCACAGCCATGATGAAAGCACTGTTTATGTCATTGTGGGATGGTCTGATTACTGATCCCAACTGCACTGTTATTGTGATGGGAGCAACGAACAGACCTCAAGATCTTGATCGAGCAATTCTGCGGAGGATGCCAGCAACATTCCACGTAGGATTACCTGTAAGTATGTATGAACTTGTGCTCTGTTGTGGAAGTGAAACTTGAATGATTAGAAtaaaagatgaaaataaatatcagcAAGAAAATTTTAACAGTTTGATAATTCGTATTGAATCCATTGAATATAAAGAAGTTTAAACTTAGACAAAATCATAGAAGACTTcgcagaagaaaaagaaagataattttttatgcaTTAAAGGCAAtgataatatacatttttatttgtatCCATATtatctatgccacatcagtaaatttaaaaatgcagttatattgtcagattccaaagcatctattctatcaatagtctctagacacacaccttcatctcaaacagcagaaataactaaaatgctctctcaattcataacactcaataaaagaattgtattccagtggataccatcccattgtggaatcctgggaaacgagaatgtggatgctttagcaaagatgaacagcactgctacttacagacctgttactaaatatacatattactctgtgaaaagatttattaaatctacatacttaggcttcaactgaaacaaaatttgataacacaatctcaagggaaaaaatggaactctctgcatcatattCCACAGTTAATTCTCAATTTACTACGCAAAtcttctgtagctgcatttagattggcaaaaggccatgactgtttggccaagcatcaacatagaattggaatatatcagtcccttaactgcccattgtgcaattcaaatcaaaaaaatgaattcggaacacctcaaaatctgtgcttcagtggctgaccatgacaatatctttgtaaaatattggagtgcaagaggtcaaatgactttattgtcaaacgcctggcattagaaaacaacaacaacaacatattaagtgatactgtatttaggattattaaaaaaaaattaaattatgtcctGATAATGCTGTtcttatattttgattaaaattacatgtaaTACTTTCACTAAACCATTTGACAGTCAATAAAAAAGGTGATTTTGTAACTATTTAGACTATCTAAAgataaacatattattttgtttgtttgtttgcttgtacGCTTACCTTATATTAAATTTCATCCATTCTGAATACCTCtttctgtataattttttattttcataattttgttttcttgcaatttattttatacgCATAATTATTGGAgctcggaattttaggtgctaaaagttaatattatgaCAGCCACCTCGAGACTCGAACACGCGTCCCGCAAGAGTCGCGCgggagtcgacacgggctccacggagcactggggggggggggcggcGCGCGgcatggagaggagaggagaaacggCGGCATTCTGGGCCGCGGGAGAGAGGGGAAGTAGCAGCTGGTGGCTGAGCGGAGAAATCCAGTGAAGTCTGGGCGTCTTGTCGATTGTTCGCgagatcgcgaactctccagaaactatggtttagttatagatacaacacgcgagtgaacttgagcagtttttgttgttgtatagtcggtggacagcaacccagccagtcttgtgtagcagtgaggccagcttcgagaccggagttcgacttgagttgtgtctgtAACTGTGGAGCCgaaagtcctgagtttgagtgcagtggaccgcagttgggggacctgagttcgaagttcagtggactgtatctgaaggtctggggtgcgagatactgtgaactcgagtgactgagctagaggaATTAGCCAAGACAAactaactgtgaactgagaactgacagttctgttttgtaaatagtgctttgtgaacattagttaagattaacagttcattgttattctcaataatccaagtaaattgtcattgtcgtctgtggagtgcaataacgaatactgtgttacggtGTGGAGTGGCagtcccattgttgacgggatttaaactaaattatagaaagtaattattgttgctttgaataaaagttacattcttgttttattAAAAAGCTACAATATTATtcctcggtatagtttataaaatagaagccatgcccccacttctttgacacgtcattcttgtcattcagtattttccttttggTACCGTTTAAagtctctaatcctcttaactaccacttacaaattagcgcacgGTTTACAAGATTCATTACCCAGTCCTTGAGACTGTTGTCTAatattacat
Proteins encoded:
- the LOC138698916 gene encoding outer mitochondrial transmembrane helix translocase-like, with product MITELDPTNKERKTAKKKADEKLRCLGIEYKNLNLELTEHEMMIAGHLVDPPAIPVSWADIAGLEDVIQELRETVILPIQKKELFADSQLAQPPKDSFLRNRSSHDHEVTAMMKALFMSLWDGLITDPNCTVIVMGATNRPQDLDRAILRRMPATFHVGLPKFTQRRQILRLILENEPTAEDVDLNRMAKLTENYSGSDLRELCRNASVYRVRDYMKVEFGKGNGAGSSKSSQPTVTDSEGEFSDALRPITMGDLIRSLKKMKESKVHTGGLHLLNLDMD